One segment of Candidatus Eisenbacteria bacterium DNA contains the following:
- a CDS encoding PorV/PorQ family protein, protein MLTTRSCSRLLITAIMLLAIGSTTWLVSTADCDEVTGLSFLKIGVGARAAAMGSAQVAVAADATSLYWNPAGLAFVDGWNLHVSHNEWLQDMRYEYLAAAKRWGRHGLGLSFSGLYMDELDRYDETGRYLGGFGFYDIAVTGGWGMTVKPGVYVGSSVRMLVEQIDDVTARGFAMDFGARYETPVPNLSLGAGIFNVGPKMKFDVEEFDIPRTISCGAAYTLPLAQWSGSLLMAADLVSYRGEDVKTHVGAEYNFRNLASVAVGYKFGYDVEGFSAGVGVSRGSLSLGYAYSAVGSELGDAHRVSLSYTLR, encoded by the coding sequence ATGCTAACGACAAGAAGTTGCTCGAGGCTGTTGATTACTGCCATCATGCTTCTCGCGATCGGGAGCACAACGTGGCTCGTTTCAACCGCGGACTGCGACGAGGTCACGGGGCTTAGCTTCCTGAAGATCGGCGTCGGGGCACGAGCCGCCGCCATGGGTTCCGCGCAGGTTGCCGTTGCGGCTGACGCCACGTCGCTCTACTGGAATCCTGCCGGTCTCGCATTTGTCGACGGTTGGAACTTGCACGTAAGCCACAACGAATGGCTCCAGGACATGAGGTACGAGTATCTGGCCGCCGCAAAGAGGTGGGGACGCCACGGGCTCGGGCTCAGTTTTTCCGGCCTCTACATGGATGAACTCGACCGATACGACGAGACCGGCCGCTACCTCGGAGGTTTTGGTTTCTACGACATCGCCGTGACCGGGGGATGGGGAATGACCGTGAAACCTGGAGTCTACGTCGGCTCTTCGGTCAGAATGCTGGTTGAGCAGATCGACGACGTGACCGCGAGGGGTTTCGCAATGGACTTCGGGGCAAGATACGAGACACCCGTCCCGAACCTTTCGCTCGGTGCAGGGATATTCAACGTCGGCCCGAAGATGAAATTCGACGTCGAGGAGTTCGACATTCCTCGGACCATCAGCTGCGGTGCGGCATACACTCTTCCGCTGGCACAGTGGAGCGGCAGCCTGCTCATGGCAGCCGATCTCGTTTCGTACAGAGGGGAAGACGTCAAGACGCACGTGGGCGCAGAATATAATTTCAGAAATCTTGCCTCGGTGGCGGTTGGGTACAAGTTCGGTTACGACGTTGAAGGATTCTCTGCTGGGGTAGGCGTGTCGAGGGGTTCACTCTCTCTGGGCTACGCTTACTCGGCCGTGGGATCCGAGCTCGGCGACGCGCACAGAGTCTCGCTGAGCTACACTCTGCGTTGA
- a CDS encoding UDP-2,3-diacylglucosamine diphosphatase has product MTNKVYFVADAHLGANEELEKRTVPALLCLLDEVARDGASLYVLGDLFDFWFEFKHGVPKIHIEVLAKLYELKGAGCPIVFLAGNHDFWMGNFLERELGATVCADSIECEIQGKRVFLSHGDGLATGDVGYKILKKILRSKINVALYRLIHPDVAVPFALACSRLGRKTSVAEMKLIAEKLFREVALKKFERGLDLVVMGHVHLPYEREHGGRKFFIVGDWIESLSYLVMEGGQVRRMAWPLRW; this is encoded by the coding sequence ATGACGAACAAAGTATACTTCGTTGCCGACGCACATCTCGGGGCGAACGAAGAACTCGAGAAGCGCACGGTCCCTGCTCTGCTCTGCCTGCTTGACGAAGTGGCGCGCGACGGGGCGTCGCTGTATGTCCTGGGTGATCTCTTCGACTTCTGGTTCGAGTTCAAACACGGTGTGCCCAAGATTCACATCGAAGTCCTTGCAAAGCTCTACGAGCTCAAAGGCGCCGGGTGTCCGATCGTCTTCCTCGCAGGAAACCACGACTTCTGGATGGGGAACTTTCTGGAGAGAGAACTCGGCGCGACTGTCTGCGCCGATTCTATCGAGTGCGAAATCCAGGGCAAACGCGTGTTTCTGTCTCACGGCGACGGGCTGGCGACCGGCGACGTAGGATACAAGATTCTCAAGAAGATTCTCAGATCCAAGATCAACGTGGCTCTGTACAGACTGATCCATCCGGACGTCGCCGTCCCCTTCGCCCTGGCGTGTTCGCGTCTCGGGAGGAAGACCTCCGTGGCCGAGATGAAGCTCATCGCCGAAAAACTCTTTCGCGAGGTCGCACTGAAGAAATTTGAGAGGGGACTCGACCTGGTGGTGATGGGTCACGTGCACCTGCCGTACGAAAGAGAACACGGAGGAAGAAAGTTCTTCATCGTGGGCGATTGGATAGAGAGCCTTTCCTACCTTGTGATGGAGGGAGGACAGGTCAGAAGAATGGCGTGGCCGCTGCGATGGTAG
- a CDS encoding M23 family metallopeptidase: MKRRDITVLVVPHGNSKIRSYRIPVVWVKPLLILVPAALIFCFFLVGSSLNLMSVGHSLRGSRNESLTLRGKLEAISSAVEELRGTLSRNLEFEKRARVLADLGPIDEDVRLMGVGGPEPAVLEPSSASDRVLAEDVKTTEMELDELIRQTRLQTESLTEVVTKFEERRDLWNHTPSICPVPGGFMSSGFGARIDPFTGSRSFHEGVDICAPRGTQVLATADGTVRFASRHAGYGLMLGIDHGNGITTWYAHVDGINVANGQSVRRNQIVATVGTSGRVTAPHVHYEVHTNLKPVDPLRYILPANAVVD; this comes from the coding sequence TTGAAGAGACGGGACATTACGGTACTCGTCGTGCCTCACGGAAACTCCAAGATCAGGAGCTACAGGATTCCCGTTGTCTGGGTCAAGCCCCTCCTGATACTCGTTCCCGCGGCGCTCATATTTTGCTTTTTCCTGGTGGGAAGCTCGCTCAATTTGATGTCCGTCGGGCATTCGTTGCGCGGTTCACGAAACGAAAGCCTCACTCTCCGCGGCAAACTCGAGGCGATTTCGAGCGCCGTTGAAGAGCTGCGCGGCACGTTGTCGAGGAACCTCGAGTTCGAAAAGAGAGCGCGCGTGCTCGCGGATCTCGGACCCATCGACGAAGACGTGCGTCTGATGGGCGTGGGCGGCCCCGAGCCGGCCGTTCTCGAGCCGTCTTCCGCGTCTGACCGCGTTCTTGCAGAGGACGTTAAGACGACAGAAATGGAGCTCGACGAGCTCATCAGGCAGACCCGGCTCCAGACCGAAAGCCTCACCGAGGTGGTCACGAAGTTTGAAGAACGCCGGGACCTCTGGAATCACACTCCCTCCATCTGTCCCGTGCCCGGCGGTTTCATGTCCAGCGGGTTCGGTGCGAGGATCGACCCGTTTACGGGCTCGAGATCCTTTCACGAGGGGGTGGACATTTGTGCGCCGAGAGGCACGCAGGTTCTTGCGACCGCGGACGGAACAGTCAGATTCGCGAGCAGGCACGCCGGCTACGGGCTGATGCTCGGTATTGATCACGGTAATGGAATCACTACGTGGTACGCGCACGTCGACGGCATCAACGTGGCGAACGGTCAGTCGGTGAGAAGAAATCAGATCGTCGCCACGGTCGGAACTTCAGGACGCGTAACGGCCCCACACGTTCATTACGAAGTGCACACCAATCTGAAGCCGGTGGACCCATTGCGGTACATATTGCCGGCAAACGCGGTGGTGGACTAG
- a CDS encoding DUF523 domain-containing protein encodes MIIVSACLAGVACRYDGKSCPDEGVISLVKAGRALPVCPEQLGGLCTPREPAEIQHGDGADVLAGRTIVLDRAGRDVTGHFMKGATEVLRLAKLVAATEAIVRAESPSCGSGKISSRGELVPGDGVTVSLLKQHGINVSAR; translated from the coding sequence GTGATAATCGTGAGTGCGTGTCTCGCCGGTGTTGCCTGTAGATACGATGGGAAGAGCTGCCCGGACGAGGGCGTGATTTCTCTCGTGAAGGCGGGCCGGGCGCTGCCGGTCTGCCCGGAGCAGCTTGGCGGCCTGTGTACTCCGAGGGAACCCGCCGAAATACAACACGGGGATGGAGCGGACGTTCTCGCGGGGAGGACGATCGTGCTTGACAGAGCCGGTCGAGATGTCACCGGTCATTTCATGAAGGGCGCGACCGAGGTGTTGCGGCTTGCGAAACTGGTTGCGGCCACCGAAGCAATCGTGAGGGCCGAGAGCCCGTCTTGCGGCAGCGGGAAGATAAGCTCGCGAGGAGAGCTGGTGCCCGGAGACGGGGTGACGGTTTCCCTCTTGAAACAACATGGCATCAACGTAAGTGCGAGATGA
- a CDS encoding N-acetylmuramoyl-L-alanine amidase, producing MSSIRHWIAPDHTRIVIDLSGKPKFRYGRLSNPARIVIDLADTKFASSVRELQVSNGLVEKVRINPLPKRTAQIVVDLVKETEFSVFYLKKAAGRPHRIVVDVKNPVEVQVKTEAKETLGKLKEKTVRIVVIDPGHGGEDPGAVGPRGIKEKDVCLKIARDLKTNIDQMDGMKAFLTRTGDYFVPLRKRTQIAKGLGADVFISLHANASRSKRAYGTEVFFLSASGATDEAAREVAIRENEADLAGGIAPEAEDDIVSILTDLKQSNTLVRSSELAEKIMDSLGRHHKLVTRGVKQARFTVLKSADFPSVLAEIAFISNASEATLLKSDEFHDDVATLLAGALRDYCMVYASLGSPSGTVTE from the coding sequence GTGAGCAGCATCAGGCATTGGATCGCTCCGGACCACACTCGGATAGTGATCGACCTCTCTGGAAAGCCGAAGTTCAGGTACGGACGTCTCTCGAATCCTGCCAGAATTGTGATTGACCTGGCGGACACCAAGTTTGCCTCCTCGGTTCGGGAGCTCCAAGTTTCGAACGGCCTTGTCGAGAAAGTCAGAATCAACCCTCTTCCCAAGCGTACGGCCCAGATTGTGGTTGATCTGGTCAAGGAGACCGAGTTCAGCGTCTTCTATCTGAAGAAGGCCGCGGGCAGGCCGCATCGCATCGTCGTCGACGTCAAGAACCCGGTCGAGGTCCAAGTGAAGACGGAGGCGAAAGAGACGCTCGGGAAGCTCAAGGAAAAGACTGTCCGCATCGTGGTCATTGATCCCGGCCACGGAGGCGAAGATCCGGGAGCCGTCGGGCCGCGCGGCATTAAGGAGAAGGACGTCTGTCTCAAGATTGCGCGCGACTTGAAGACGAACATCGACCAGATGGACGGTATGAAGGCGTTTCTTACGCGGACGGGCGATTACTTTGTTCCCCTGAGAAAACGTACTCAGATTGCAAAGGGGCTTGGCGCCGACGTCTTCATCAGTCTTCACGCAAACGCTTCTCGCAGCAAGCGAGCCTACGGAACCGAGGTCTTCTTTCTTTCCGCCTCCGGTGCCACCGATGAAGCCGCGAGAGAGGTGGCGATTCGGGAAAACGAGGCGGACCTGGCCGGCGGCATCGCGCCCGAAGCCGAAGACGACATTGTCTCGATCCTGACGGACCTGAAGCAGTCGAACACGCTTGTGAGAAGCTCAGAGCTGGCCGAGAAGATCATGGACTCTCTGGGACGCCATCACAAACTAGTGACACGAGGAGTGAAACAGGCCCGATTCACGGTCCTGAAGTCCGCCGACTTTCCGTCTGTTCTTGCGGAGATCGCCTTCATTTCGAATGCCAGCGAGGCGACGCTCCTGAAGTCGGACGAGTTCCACGACGACGTTGCCACTTTGCTTGCGGGCGCCCTCAGAGACTACTGCATGGTGTACGCCTCTCTGGGTTCGCCGTCCGGTACGGTGACGGAGTAA